A window of Desulfuromonas sp. genomic DNA:
GCCGGTCGAAGAGCAATAAGCTGGCCGATCGTGTTGTTTTCGTTGCCGGTTGTCGATGAACGTGCTCCGGTCGTACCGGGTCCCGAGAATGCTTCACTGAAACCCTGGTTTCCCGTTGTTCCCGAGGCGTGCCAGAGTTCAATCATTGTGTTTGGGGGATTCACACTGCCACCATCGGTTACACCAACAAAAAAGACTAGCAGGGTATCGCTGACTGTCGTGGTAACTTCCGGGGCTGATGGCGTTCCGCCGGTATTGTACTGTCCACTGTTATCGTCAATTGGTGTGGTAGTATCGACCTGCCAGAAAGAGGCGATTGTGCCTGCGACATCTTTGCTTTGTCCGTAGTTGAAATTATAGCTTGTTGGTTCGGTCGCGGTTACGACTTTATAGAACAGATCCTGTGAAATGTTGTTCGAAAAATCCTGCCTGATGTGGACCCAACCAGATGGTGCCGCAACAGTCAGGCCGTTGTCGGGCGATAGTATGGTGACCACGGCAATCATGACATCGCCTTGCAATGTAAGAGGGCGCTGTATCGTAACGTTTGTTGGTTGTCCGCCAGGCGTGCTGAAGCTGGCATCGCGGAAAGCAGGGGAAAAGGCAAAGCTTGTTGAAGCGAAGCAAAGAAAAAGTGCCAGAATGGAAATCGTAAAGAAGGGTTTTGTGCGGGGAATTCTGTTGCGGCGCTGGATATTGGGCAAACCTGTGTTACGCAGCAATTGTCGGACAACCGCCGAAACAGAGAAGCGATCAGGTTTTTTCAAGCACTCCAATTCCGTCTAGTCCCCCCTGGTATTCGGGACATTACCTGGAACAATTAGTCGTAAGGCCTTATAAAATATCAGATTTTTGAGTTTTTATCGATAGTTTTGTGTAGAAATTTAATGCCGTAAAACCGGTTGAAGATTGACAGCTGATAGCGATCGGCATAGATTTATAAAGTTATTCTCATCAGGAGAGTTGATTCTTGAAACAAAAAACAATTTACACCTGCCAGCAGTGCGGCTACCAGAGCCCGAAGTGGATGGGCAAATGCCCCGACTGCAACCAGTGGAACAGTCTGGCCGAAGAGCAAGTGACGATCGCGAAAAAAGGGGCGCGGGTCGCCCCTCCGGCCGCGACAGTCAAGCCGCTTGGCGAAGTTTCGGCGAGCGACGAAGATCGTTGCCGCTGCGGCATCGGAGAACTTGATCGGGTCCTCGGCGGCGGTGTCGTTCCCGGTTCGCTCAGCCTGATCGGTGGTGACCCCGGTATCGGTAAATCGACTTTGCTGCTGCAGGCGGCCGGACTCTTCGCTACGAAAAAAACGGCCCTCTATGTGACAGCCGAGGAGTCGGATCGGCAGGTCAAGTTAAGAGCTGAACGGCTTTCGGTCAAGGCCGGCAACCTCTTTCTGCTACCGGAAACGTCGCTCGAGTCGATCCTGGAAAGGGTCCGCGAGGTTAAACCCGATTTTCTGGTGATCGATTCGATTCAGACCATTTTTACCGGTACTCTCGAATCGGCGCCCGGGAGCGTCAGCCAGGTCCGGGAGTGTGCCGGCCGCTTGATGCAGCTCGCCAAGGGGGAGGGTGTTACGACCTTCCTGGTCGGCCATGTGACCAAGGATGGTGCAATCGCCGGCCCCCGGATGCTGGAGCACATGGTTGACACGGTGCTCTATTTTGAAGGGGATGCCGGGCACCCTTACCGGATTTTGCGAGCGGTCAAGAACCGCTTCGGCTCGACCAACGAGATCGGGGTCTTTGCCATGCGCGAGCACGGCCTCCAGGAGGTTCCGAATCCGTCCGAGCTTTTTCTCGCCGAACGCCCCGAGGATGCGGCCGGCTCGGTGGTGGTGCCGTCGCTCGAAGGGAGTCGGCCGATTCTGGTCGAACTGCAAGCCCTGGTATCCGGGGCCTCGTTCGGCACGCCGCGGCGGACGACCATGGGCATCGATCACAACCGGGCTTCACTGCTGGTAGCGGTTCTCGAGAAAAAGGCCGGCATGTCATTGCTCTCTCAGGATATTTTTCTCAATGTTGCCGGTGGTGTCCGGCTCGATGAACCGGCGGTCGATCTCGGAATGGTCGCGGCCCTCGCTTCGAGCCATCTCAATAAAAAGGTGCCGGCGCGAACCGTAGTGTTTGGTGAAGTCGGCCTGGCCGGTGAAGTAAGGGCCGTTTCGCAGCCGGAACTCCGCATCAAGGAGGCATCGCGGCTCGGTTTTGATCGCTGTTATCTGCCGCAGGGTAACCTTAAAGGGATGAAGGCAGAGAAGGAAATTGAGTTGATAGGGGTCAGGAACGTATCGGATATGCTCGATTCACTTTTTTCGGGTTGAAAGGGTCGATGATTATGACTGAGAAAATGACGCATTTCGACGAGCAGGGTAATGCTATTATGGTCGA
This region includes:
- a CDS encoding DNA repair protein RadA; its protein translation is MKQKTIYTCQQCGYQSPKWMGKCPDCNQWNSLAEEQVTIAKKGARVAPPAATVKPLGEVSASDEDRCRCGIGELDRVLGGGVVPGSLSLIGGDPGIGKSTLLLQAAGLFATKKTALYVTAEESDRQVKLRAERLSVKAGNLFLLPETSLESILERVREVKPDFLVIDSIQTIFTGTLESAPGSVSQVRECAGRLMQLAKGEGVTTFLVGHVTKDGAIAGPRMLEHMVDTVLYFEGDAGHPYRILRAVKNRFGSTNEIGVFAMREHGLQEVPNPSELFLAERPEDAAGSVVVPSLEGSRPILVELQALVSGASFGTPRRTTMGIDHNRASLLVAVLEKKAGMSLLSQDIFLNVAGGVRLDEPAVDLGMVAALASSHLNKKVPARTVVFGEVGLAGEVRAVSQPELRIKEASRLGFDRCYLPQGNLKGMKAEKEIELIGVRNVSDMLDSLFSG